ATCACGCGAAACCGCCCGGCCGAGGGCGCGAACTGCGAGCTGGAGACGAGCGAGCGCACCTCGTCGATCGAGATGATCACCCGCTCGGTGCTCAGGACGGTGAGATCGGGATGCGTCCTCGCCTCGACCTGCCGGCGCGCTGCCCGGTCTCCCTCCGGGGTCCCGGGGCTCAGCAGCGCGGTCGCGAAAGCGAACGCGAGATTCGACCGGCCCGAGCCGGGCGGACCGGTGATCAGCCACGAGTGCGTCATGCCGCGGGCCGCCTGCTCGACGGGCCCGGGGGCGGTGGCGGTCTCCGCGGCGGCACGGACGACGGCGATGGCGTCGTCCTGCCCCGTGAGTTCGTCCCAGACCGCCATAGCCTCCAGGCTAGCGGCCACCGCGGACACTCGCTCCGCCCTCAGACCCGGCCGTCGAGGCGGCGGCGGATCTCCGCGGCGATCTCCTCGACCGGACACGAAGCGTCCACGACCAGGAACCGCCCCGGCTCGGCGGCGGCGAGCGCCAGATAGGCCGCCCGCACCCGCGCGTGGAACTCGGACCGTTCCGCCTCCAGCCGGTCGTACCGTGTCCGGGCACTGTCGAGGCGCACCCGCGCGGTCGTCTCGTCGAGGTCGAGCAGAATGGTCAGATCCGGCAGCAGCCCCTCGGCGGCCCACAGCGACAGCCCGCGGACCTCCCCCGCGTCCAGCACCCGTCCGGCGCCCTGGTAGGCGACGGAGGAGTCGAGGTAACGGTCCTGCAACACCACCTCCCCGCGCTCCAGGGCCGGACGCACGACCGTCGCGACATGGTGCGCGCGGTCCGCGGCGTACAGCAGCGCCTCGGCGCGCGGAGCGATGTCCCCGCGGCGGTGCAGAACGATCTCCCGGATCTCGACTCCGACGTCCGTGCCGCCGGGCTCGCGAGTGCGGACGACCGTGCGGCCGAGCCCGAGCAGCCACCGCTCGAGCAGGGCGGCCTGGGTGGACTTCCCGACACCGTCCCCGCCCTCGAGCGTGATGAACAGCCCGGGGCGGGAGGTGGGGACGCTCACTCCGCGTCCGCAGCGGTCGGCTCGACGGCGGTGGATGCGGTGGTCTTGACGGCGGCGGCCTTCTTCGCCGCCGCGGTCTTCGCCGCGCTCGACGTGGCCGCTGCGCTCGTGGTCGCGGCCGTCTTCTTCGCGGCGGCCGGCTTCGCGGGCGTCTTCTTCGCGGGCGTCTTCTTCGCGGGCGTCTTCTTCGCGGGCGTCTTCTTCGCGGGCGTCTTCTTCGCGGCGCTCGCGCGCGACGTGGCCTTCCTCGCCGCGCCCTTCTTGGCCGGACCCTTGGCACGTTTATCGGCCAGGAGTTGCACGGCCCGCTCGAAGTCGACCTCGTCGACGGTCTCGCCACGCGGGATGGTCGCGTTCGTCTCGCCGTCGGTGACGTAGGGACCGAACCGGCCGTCCTTCAGCCTGATCGGTTTGCCGCTGACCGGGTCCGCATCGAATTCCTTGAGCGCGCTCGAGGCACGCCGGTTGCCATACTTCGGCTGGGCGAACAGATCCAGCGCCCCTGCGAGGTCGACGGCGAAGATATCGTCCTCTCCCGGCAGCGAGCGGGTGTCGGTCCCCTTCTTCAGGTACGGCCCGTAGCGGCCGTTCTGCGCCTGGATCTCGTCCCCGCTCTCCGGGTCCACACCGACGACACGTGGCAGATCGAGCAACCGGAGCGCGGTGTCGAGGTCGACGCTCGCCAGGTCCATCGATTTGAAGAGGGACGCCGTGCGCTGCTTCGGCGCCGCGCCCTTCTTCGCGGGCTTCCTGGCCTCGATCACCTCGCCGGTCTGCTGGTCGGCCTCGGGCTCTTCCGGGTCGGCTTCGGTCACGTAGGGACCGAAGCGGCCGTCTTTCGCGAGCACCAGCTTCCCGTTCGCCGGGTTGGTGCCCAGCACACGGTCGGTCTGGACCGGCGCCTCGATCAGCTCGCGCGCCTTGGCCGGGGTCAGCTCGTCCGGGGCCAGCTCCGGCGGGATGCTGACCCGGCGCGGCGAGGCGTCCTCCGCCGCACCCGGTTCGGCGAGCTCGAGGTAAGGACCGTACTTGCCGATGCGAAGCGTCACGCCGTCGTCGATCGCGATCGAGTTGATGCTGCGCGCGTCGATCTCACCGAGATTGTCGATGACCCGGCGCAGCCCCGTGTGCTTGTCACTGCCGAAGTAGAAGCTGTTCAGCCAGTCCACGCGCGCCGCCAAACCGCCGGCAATGCGGTCGAGGTCGTCTTCCATCTCGGCCGTGAAGTCGTACTGCACGAGGTCGCCGAAGTAGTCCTCCAACAGGCGGACGACCGAGAACGCCACCCAGCTGGGCACGAGCGCCTGACCGCGCTGGGTGACATAGCCGCGGTCGATGATCGTGGAGATGATGCTCGCGAACGTCGACGGACGCCCGATCCCGAGCTCCTCCAGCGATTTGACGAGGCTCGCCTCGGTGTAGCGCGGCGGCGGGGTGGTCTCGTGCCCGTCCGCTGCGACCTCCTGGACGGACAGCGCCTGCCCGGCGGTCAACGGCGGGAGCTTGGACTCACCGGTGTCGGAGGCGTTGCGCTCCTCGTCCCGGCCCTCTTCGTAGGCGCCCAGGAACCCGCGGAAAGTGATCACGGTGCCGCTCGCGGTGAACTCCGCGACCGTCCCCGAGAGCTGCCCCTCCGCGATGGCGGCCTCGACGGTGACCGAAGCGGTCTGTCCCTTGGCGTCGGCCATCTGCGAGGCGACCGTGCGCTTCCAGATCAGGTCGTAGAGCCGCAGCTCCGGCCCGCGCAACGACTTCTCCAGCTCGGCCGGAGTCCGGAACGTCTCACCCGAGGGACGGATCGCCTCGTGGGCCTCCTGTGCGTTCTTGCTCTTGGAGGTGTAGACGCGTGGCTTCTCCGGCACCGTCTCGGGACCGTAGAGCTTCGCCGCTTGTGCCCGTGCCGCGTTCGTCGCCTGCTGCGACAGCGAGGCGGAGTCGGTGCGCATATAGGTGATGTAGCCGTTCTCGTAGAGCGACTGCGCGACACTCATCGTCTGACGTGCCGAGAACCGCAGCTTCCGGGCGGCCTCCTGCTGCATCGTCGAGGTGGTGAACGGCGCTGCCGGACGCCGCGAATACGGCTTCGAGTCGACCTTCGCGACCGACACGACCGTGCTCGGCTTCCGGATCGCCTCGGCGAGCGCCTGCGCGGCGGCCTCGTCGAGGGTCCGCGCCCCGGAGGTCAACCGACCGTGGTCGTCGAAGTCGCGACCGGTCGCGATCCGGTCGCCATCGACCCGTGCGAGCCGGGCCCCGAAGGAAGGGGCCTCTTCCGGCGCAAGCTCGGCCGTCAGTCCCCAGTAGCTCGCCGCGACGAACGCCAGCCGCTCCCGTTCGCGGTCCACGACGAGCCGCGTCGCCGCGGACTGGACGCGACCGGCCGACAGCCCGGGACCAACCTTCCGCCAGAGCACCGGCGACACCTCGTAGCCGTACAGGCGGTCCAGGATGCGCCGGGTCTCCTGAGCGTCGACGAGGGCCGTGTCGATCTGGCGGGTGTTGTCGCGCGCCTTCTCGATCGCCTCACGGGTGATCTCGTGGAACACCATCCGCTTGACGGGCACCTTCGGTTTGAGCACCTCGACCAGATGCCAGGCGATGGCTTCCCCCTCGCGGTCCTCATCCGTGGCGAGCAGGAGCTCGTCGGCGTCCTTCAGCGCCCGCTTCAGGTCGGCGACCGTCTTCTTCTTCTGATCGGACACGACGTAGTAGGGCTCGAACTCGTTCTCGACATCCACCGAGAACTTGCCGAGCGAGCCCTTCTTCAGTTCCGGCGGCAGGTTCTTGGGCTCGATGAGGTCGCGGATGTGCCCGACTGAGGCCATGACCTCGTAGCCGTCGCCCAGATACTGCGCGATAGACTTCATCTTGTTCGGAGACTCGACGATGACGAGTTTCTTCGTGGCGGGCACCTGACTCCTCGTTATATCTGTACGCACGATCGTTTCGACGAACGTGCGGTTTCGCTCCCCCAAGCGCCGCTCCGATGGCGGCGAGCGCGGCCCACACGGCCCAACACGCAAACCATACACACCTCAGCCGCCAGTGTGCCTAATCCTCTCGACGGACGTTCGCCCTGGGCGCATCGCCCGAACCGCACCGCTCTTGCGGTCGCGCAGCGAACGCGGACAATAAGGGTATGGCACCGACTTCAATGACGACGTACACCGCCAAGCTGATCGACGGCCCCCTCGAGGGCAAGACCATCGCCACGGCTTTCCTCGACGAGGACGGACTCCGCCCCCGTCTGGAACTCCCTTCCACCACCGCAGGCAAGCGCTTCGTCTACATCCGTGCCGCCGGGGCAGAGGTCGAGTTCGCGCCCGGCGACGACCGTGCGCCGCTTCCGAGCGCGGCGGCGTATCGCTATTTGGAGACAGTGTTCGACTGAGCAGTGCTCGGCCTGTGCGGCCCGCGCATCGACTTATGGTGTGCCTGCCCTCATGGTGTGCCCGCCGGCCCGGCTCGAGCGGATGCGGAGGCCACGAGCCCGGCGTAACCCACCTGCACGGTGACAACGGCGACCGCCTCGGTCACCGCACACGCGCTCACCACCGCGCCGTTCGCCCTCGCGATATTCCGGGCAACCTCACACGGTTCGCCCGGCAGCCGTCCGATGGCGATGTCCGCCGCCGCGAGCGCTGCCAGGTCCGCCGCGACGCCCGCCCGTCGTTGAGCCGCCAGCGCACCGCAGACCGCCATCACGAGCAGCCCGACCACGACGACGACCGCCACGATCAGCACGGCAAGGACGGTGCCCGCTCCGCGATCTGAGGAGAGCGGGACAGCTACGCCACGCGCCGGCGACAAACCTGAACGCACACCACACCAAGCACGCGCACCACACCCCGAAGCCGCTGCCGTCTCCGCGCCACGACTCGCACGCTCACCGCTACCGGACACGAACCTCATGCGTGAGCCCGGTGTCACCGATGCCGTCACGGTCCCTCGACCGCCGACTCGTCCAGCGCGCACGCCCGGGCGCTCACAGCGAGCCCGAAGCTGCCGAGTCCGATCGCCGCGACCGGGGCGGACATCCGCACGCACACCATCCCTTTCTCCCTCTCGGTCGCGCTCGTCTGTCCACCCGGCGGATCGGGAGGAACATCCCCGCGCCCGAGCAGCCAGGCCATCACGGCGGCCCGATCGGTCAGCACCGCCTGCTGTGCCGCGGCCTGGACACCGGCGATGCACAGCCCGAGCCCGACGATGACGGCGGGGAGCGCGGCTGCGAACTCTGCGGCCACGCTGCCGCGCTCGGCGCTAACCGGCCACCGTGAGCGCACGTCTCACCAGTTCGCTCAGGATGCCGCGGACCTCGTCGCCCCGGAGCAACACCAGCAGCCCGGCGAAGCCCACCGCCGCCATGGTGGTGACCGCGTATTCGGCCGTGCTCGCGCCGCGTTCTTCGATGATCAGTCTGTTCGTGAACTCCCGCATGGGTCCTCCTTCGTTGTCGATGATTCGATC
This genomic window from Leifsonia xyli subsp. cynodontis DSM 46306 contains:
- a CDS encoding Rv3654c family TadE-like protein, whose translation is MRFVSGSGERASRGAETAAASGCGARAWCGVRSGLSPARGVAVPLSSDRGAGTVLAVLIVAVVVVVGLLVMAVCGALAAQRRAGVAADLAALAAADIAIGRLPGEPCEVARNIARANGAVVSACAVTEAVAVVTVQVGYAGLVASASARAGPAGTP
- a CDS encoding DUF4244 domain-containing protein, with the protein product MREFTNRLIIEERGASTAEYAVTTMAAVGFAGLLVLLRGDEVRGILSELVRRALTVAG
- the topA gene encoding type I DNA topoisomerase, which codes for MPATKKLVIVESPNKMKSIAQYLGDGYEVMASVGHIRDLIEPKNLPPELKKGSLGKFSVDVENEFEPYYVVSDQKKKTVADLKRALKDADELLLATDEDREGEAIAWHLVEVLKPKVPVKRMVFHEITREAIEKARDNTRQIDTALVDAQETRRILDRLYGYEVSPVLWRKVGPGLSAGRVQSAATRLVVDRERERLAFVAASYWGLTAELAPEEAPSFGARLARVDGDRIATGRDFDDHGRLTSGARTLDEAAAQALAEAIRKPSTVVSVAKVDSKPYSRRPAAPFTTSTMQQEAARKLRFSARQTMSVAQSLYENGYITYMRTDSASLSQQATNAARAQAAKLYGPETVPEKPRVYTSKSKNAQEAHEAIRPSGETFRTPAELEKSLRGPELRLYDLIWKRTVASQMADAKGQTASVTVEAAIAEGQLSGTVAEFTASGTVITFRGFLGAYEEGRDEERNASDTGESKLPPLTAGQALSVQEVAADGHETTPPPRYTEASLVKSLEELGIGRPSTFASIISTIIDRGYVTQRGQALVPSWVAFSVVRLLEDYFGDLVQYDFTAEMEDDLDRIAGGLAARVDWLNSFYFGSDKHTGLRRVIDNLGEIDARSINSIAIDDGVTLRIGKYGPYLELAEPGAAEDASPRRVSIPPELAPDELTPAKARELIEAPVQTDRVLGTNPANGKLVLAKDGRFGPYVTEADPEEPEADQQTGEVIEARKPAKKGAAPKQRTASLFKSMDLASVDLDTALRLLDLPRVVGVDPESGDEIQAQNGRYGPYLKKGTDTRSLPGEDDIFAVDLAGALDLFAQPKYGNRRASSALKEFDADPVSGKPIRLKDGRFGPYVTDGETNATIPRGETVDEVDFERAVQLLADKRAKGPAKKGAARKATSRASAAKKTPAKKTPAKKTPAKKTPAKKTPAKPAAAKKTAATTSAAATSSAAKTAAAKKAAAVKTTASTAVEPTAADAE
- the tmk gene encoding dTMP kinase; translated protein: MSVPTSRPGLFITLEGGDGVGKSTQAALLERWLLGLGRTVVRTREPGGTDVGVEIREIVLHRRGDIAPRAEALLYAADRAHHVATVVRPALERGEVVLQDRYLDSSVAYQGAGRVLDAGEVRGLSLWAAEGLLPDLTILLDLDETTARVRLDSARTRYDRLEAERSEFHARVRAAYLALAAAEPGRFLVVDASCPVEEIAAEIRRRLDGRV